In Peromyscus leucopus breed LL Stock unplaced genomic scaffold, UCI_PerLeu_2.1 scaffold_1604, whole genome shotgun sequence, a genomic segment contains:
- the LOC114689250 gene encoding schlafen family member 13-like, which produces METNLSFEVIKSHPDLVIHVKEVTLGEENRKKMDSRKRKLEKTNITKAACALLNSGGGVIEIQMANNSDYPVEMGLDLEKSLIELIQSSDLQSFFETQQRGNLFYIFVKSWSCGPEDGSAKPPICSLKSFLYRRAETSCIPMDSIDAFTFLKDKKGVKHSLTDEGIPPVKTPRVMHQNSPKSNSPSKIFQSEKLEYGQILPFPESTYIEFKQFSTNYAPDYIKNKIPKYISAFANTCGGYLFIGVDNETKEVQGCPKNNVDRNSLERVVNEVISKLPVFHFCSSKKNVSHQTRVIDVFEKGNLHGYLCAIKVEPFCCVVFSKAPTSWRVDKEKGINRLTTEEWVNKLVNAGPEAAANQSSSLRNLCEDFESQLSLSNSPPCCRPVYSKKGLEDKADLQKRLFAVLPGHLTYTPKTLWRELCSEHERLKNLISQEMGSVPCGLLIVSRSWAVDLDLEEKQGVICDALLIAENSSPTLYTILEEQDEWGKDYCTHTAFTLKQKLVNTGGYTGRVCVMTKVLCLSSKSNVETSKWSASPLDYPCSYKLANTQEMEALLQALVIVLLNFRSFLSDQLGCEILNLLTAQQYEIFSKNLRKAKELFVHGLPGSGKTIMAMKIMEKIRNTFHCETDRILYICENQRLRDFIGGKNICQAVTQKTFMKNKFETDRIQHIIVDEAQNFRTENGNWYNKARSITQREKNSTRILWIFLDYFQTSHTQQSGLPDFSCQYPREELTKVVRNADQIAEFLKSELQKIRDNPPPNIPPKSLDIPKVFTCAQGVLGIYKHKKLSWKDMVIYVADKCSFLLKNGYSPQDIAVLFSTEEQKNILKGEFLREMRKKRVSQMDDVTFDSIRRFSGLERTIVFGINPHSVETDISHNLLLCLASRARKHLYILSFPNHSPPVDEA; this is translated from the exons atggaaacaaatctctccTTTGAGGTGATAAAGTCTCACCCAGACTTGGTCATCCATGTAAAAGAAGTGACTCTTGGGGAAGAAAACCGAAAGAAAATGGACTCAAGGAAGAGAAAGCTGGAGAAGACAAACATTACAAAGGCTGCCTGTGCTCTGTTAAACTCTGGAGGAGGAGTGATTGAGATACAAATGGCCAACAACAGTGATTATCCTGTGGAGATGGGACTGGACTTGGAAAAGTCTTTGATTGAGCTTATCCAGTCTTCTGATTTGCAGAGTTTCTTTGAGACCCAACAACGAGGGAaccttttttacatttttgttaaatCTTGGAGCTGTGGCCCTGAAGATGGTTCTGCTAAGCCTCCCATTTGCAGCCTAAAATCTTTCTTGTACCGTAGAGCTGAAACTTCTTGCATTCCCATGGATTCTATAGATGCATTCACATTTCTAAAGGATAAGAAGGGTGTGAAACATAGTCTGACTGATGAAGGAATTCCACCTGTTAAAACTCCCAGAGTTATGCATCAGAACAGCCCTAAATCAAATTCTCCTTCTAAAATTTTCCAGAGTGAGAAACTTGAATATGGTCAAATCTTGCCTTTTCCTGAATCTACTTATATAGAGTTTAAACAATTCTCTACAAATTACGCCCCagactatataaaaaataaaattccaaagtaCATCTCTGCATTTGCAAATACCTGTGGAGGCTACCTTTTCATTGGAGTGGATAATGAGACTAAGGAGGTCCAGGGATGCCCAAAAAACAATGTTGACCGTAACTCTTTGGAAAGAGTGGTAAATGAAGTAATATCCAAGTTGccagttttccatttttgttcatCTAAAAAAAATGTGTCTCACCAGACCAGAGTCATAGATGTGTTTGAAAAGGGGAATTTGCATGGTTATCTCTGTGCGATCAAAGTGGAGCCTTTCTGCTGTGTGGTGTTCTCAAAAGCTCCCACTTCATGGAGGGTAGATAAGGAGAAAGGCATTAACAGACTGACTACTGAGGAATGGGTGAACAAGTTGGTGAATGCTGGTCCAG AGGCAGCTGCCAATCAGTCATCTTCCCTCCGTAACCTGTGTGAAGACTTTGAGTCTCAGCTGAGTCTCTCCAACAGCCCTCCATGCTGCAGACCAGTGTATTCTAAGAAAGGATTGGAGGATAAAGCTGATCTCCAAAAGCGTTTATTTGCAG TGTTACCAGGACATTTGACATATACTCCCAAAACCCTCTGGAGGGAGCTGTGCTCAGAGCATGAAAGATTGAAGAACTTAATAAGCCAGGAAATGGGTTCTGTCCCCTGTGGTTTGCTGATTGTCTCTAGAAGCTGGGCTGTGGACCTGGACCTGGAAGAGAAGCAGGGAGTCATCTGTGATGCTCTGCTGATTGCAGAGAATAGCTCCCCAACCCTCTACACCATTCTTGAGGAGCAGGATGAGTGGGGAAAGGACTACTGTACCCACACTGCCTTTACTCTCAAGCAGAAGCTAGTGAACACTGGTGGCTACACTGGGCGGGTGTGTGTCATGACCAAGGTTCTCTGCCTGAGTTCCAAGAGCAATGTAGAGACCAGTAAGTGGTCAGCCTCTCCTTTAGATTACCCATGCTCTTATAAGCTTGCCAACACCCAGGAAATGGAAGCCTTGCTGCAGGCCCTTGTGATTGTCTTGCTCAACTTCAGATCTTTCTTGAGTGACCAGCTTGGCTGTGAAATTTTGAATCTTCTCACAGCCCAACAGTACGAGATATTCTCAAAAAATCTCCGCAAAGCCAAGGAACTGTTTGTGCATGGCTTGCCGGGGTCGGGGAAGACAATCATGGCCATGAAGATCATGGAAAAGATCAGAAACACATTCCACTGTGAAACAGATAGAATTCTCTACATCTGTGAAAATCAGCGTTTGAGGGACTTTATCGG GGGAAAAAACATTTGCCAGGCAGTGACCCAGAAAActttcatgaaaaataaatttgagacagACAGGATCCAACACATCATTGTTGATGAAGCTCAGAATTTCCGCACTGAAAATGGGAACTGGTATAATAAGGCAAGATCCATCactcagagagagaaaaattctaccagaattctCTGGATCTTCCTAGACTATTTTCAGACCAGCCACACACAACAGAGTGGCCTGCCAGATTTTTCATGCCAGTATCCAAGGGAAGAGCTCACAAAAGTGGTACGCAATGCAGACCAAATAGCTGAGTTCTTAAAAAGTGAGTTACAGAAAATCAGAGATAACCCTCCACCCAATATCCCTCCCAAATCTCTGGATATTCCCAAAGTATTTACCTGTGCTCAAGGTGTATTGGGCATCTACAAGCACAAAAAATTGAGCTGGAAAGACATGGTGATCTATGTAGCAGATAAATGCAGTTTTTTACTGAAGAATGGCTATTCTCCCCAAGATATCGCTGTGCTTTTCAGCACAGAGGAGCAAAAGAATATACTTAAAGGTGAGTTCCtgagagaaatgaggaagaagagagtgTCTCAGATGGATGATGTCACGTTTGACAGCATCCGTCGATTCTCAGGCCTAGAAAGAACCATTGTGTTTGGTATTAATCCCCATTCAGTTGAGACAGACATTTCCCACAACCTATTGCTCTGCTTGGCTTCCAGAGCAAGGAAACATCTGTATATTCTGAGCTTTCCTAATCATTCTCCCCCTGTGGATGAGGCTTAA